A region from the Leguminivora glycinivorella isolate SPB_JAAS2020 chromosome 3, LegGlyc_1.1, whole genome shotgun sequence genome encodes:
- the LOC125224761 gene encoding uncharacterized protein LOC125224761 isoform X1, with product MSSRVPKDALYVNENCSRRKSILDFLQFLGDWEKLEKKIPVSRSTITGLNVTLRATLEILDMLNATCNYKYLMTANLSQDPLERFFSVMRYSCGGNDHPDPKLFGQVYRLASCFSLVKPPKGCNVSGTDLLKSILNAKDLVNNDSNQDKQMWLESLDNLLDNTEPLVDGSSTEKDHDYNVSVTSDAVQSYIAGYIVRKLRKILKCTNCVKLLQMRPSEGKLLVRSDVINKMDLYGGLIFPSDELFNLTKIIEQSVLRAISKTLTNMETISQITVELQKETFVKVGCVEHCKILTKKIIDMYVVMRAHFLAKYENKRYDAAKTKTKMNRKNAKLLS from the exons ATGTCTTCCCGCGTGCCAAAAGATGCTCTATACGTCAATGAAAATTGCAGTCGAAGAAAG TCCATACTGGATTTTTTACAATTTCTCGGAGATTGggaaaaattagaaaaaaaaataccagtGTCGAGAAGTACGATAACCGGACTAAACGTAACATTGCGCGCAACGCTGGAAATTTTGGACATGCTTAATGCCACATGCAACTACAAATATTTGATGACAGCAAATCTGTCCCAAGATCCGTTGGAG aGATTTTTTTCTGTCATGAGATATTCATGTGGAGGAAATGATCACCCAGATCCAAAATTATTCGGACAAGTCTACCGATTAGCGTCTTGCTTTTCACTAGTAAAACCTCCGAAAGGGTGCAATGTTTCTGGAACGGATTTACTGAAAAGCATTCTCAATGCTAAGGATTTAGTCAATAATGATTCAAACCAAGATAAACAAATGTGGCTCGAAAGCCTGGACAATTTACTGGACAATACCGAGCCTTTGGTTGACGGTTCCAGTACTGAAAAAGACCATGATTACAACGTATCTGTGACCAGTGACGCTGTACAATCGTACATTGCTGGCTACATAGTACGAAAGTTGCGTAAGATCTTAAAGTGTACTAATTGTGTTAAACTCTTACAAATGAGACCAAGTGAGGGTAAACTCTTAGTACGGAGCGATGTCATAAACAAGATGGACCTATACGGAGGATTAATTTTTCCTAGTGATGAATTATTTAATCTCACTAAAATAATAGAACAAAGTGTATTGAGAGCAATAAGCAAAACTTTGACCAATATGGAGACGATCAGTCAAATTACTGTCGAACTGCAAAAGGAGACCTTCGTTAAAGTGGGTTGTGTTGAGCATTGCaaaatattgacaaaaaaaattattgataTGTATGTGGTTATGCGAGCCCACTTTCTCGCAAAATACGAGAACAAGCGCTACGATGCAgctaaaactaaaacaaaaatgAACCGAAAAAATGCAAAATTACTGTCATGA
- the LOC125224761 gene encoding uncharacterized protein LOC125224761 isoform X2 has protein sequence MNVPLATESILDFLQFLGDWEKLEKKIPVSRSTITGLNVTLRATLEILDMLNATCNYKYLMTANLSQDPLERFFSVMRYSCGGNDHPDPKLFGQVYRLASCFSLVKPPKGCNVSGTDLLKSILNAKDLVNNDSNQDKQMWLESLDNLLDNTEPLVDGSSTEKDHDYNVSVTSDAVQSYIAGYIVRKLRKILKCTNCVKLLQMRPSEGKLLVRSDVINKMDLYGGLIFPSDELFNLTKIIEQSVLRAISKTLTNMETISQITVELQKETFVKVGCVEHCKILTKKIIDMYVVMRAHFLAKYENKRYDAAKTKTKMNRKNAKLLS, from the exons ATGAACGTTCCTTTGGCGACAGAA TCCATACTGGATTTTTTACAATTTCTCGGAGATTGggaaaaattagaaaaaaaaataccagtGTCGAGAAGTACGATAACCGGACTAAACGTAACATTGCGCGCAACGCTGGAAATTTTGGACATGCTTAATGCCACATGCAACTACAAATATTTGATGACAGCAAATCTGTCCCAAGATCCGTTGGAG aGATTTTTTTCTGTCATGAGATATTCATGTGGAGGAAATGATCACCCAGATCCAAAATTATTCGGACAAGTCTACCGATTAGCGTCTTGCTTTTCACTAGTAAAACCTCCGAAAGGGTGCAATGTTTCTGGAACGGATTTACTGAAAAGCATTCTCAATGCTAAGGATTTAGTCAATAATGATTCAAACCAAGATAAACAAATGTGGCTCGAAAGCCTGGACAATTTACTGGACAATACCGAGCCTTTGGTTGACGGTTCCAGTACTGAAAAAGACCATGATTACAACGTATCTGTGACCAGTGACGCTGTACAATCGTACATTGCTGGCTACATAGTACGAAAGTTGCGTAAGATCTTAAAGTGTACTAATTGTGTTAAACTCTTACAAATGAGACCAAGTGAGGGTAAACTCTTAGTACGGAGCGATGTCATAAACAAGATGGACCTATACGGAGGATTAATTTTTCCTAGTGATGAATTATTTAATCTCACTAAAATAATAGAACAAAGTGTATTGAGAGCAATAAGCAAAACTTTGACCAATATGGAGACGATCAGTCAAATTACTGTCGAACTGCAAAAGGAGACCTTCGTTAAAGTGGGTTGTGTTGAGCATTGCaaaatattgacaaaaaaaattattgataTGTATGTGGTTATGCGAGCCCACTTTCTCGCAAAATACGAGAACAAGCGCTACGATGCAgctaaaactaaaacaaaaatgAACCGAAAAAATGCAAAATTACTGTCATGA